One window of the Rufibacter radiotolerans genome contains the following:
- the pyrH gene encoding UMP kinase yields the protein MRFKRILLKLSGESLMGEQQYGIDTNMLVQYAEEIKSAIDLGAQVAVVIGGGNIFRGVQAESVGLDRVQGDYMGMLATVINSMALQSALEKAGVYTRLLSGINIQQVCEPYIRRRALRHLEKGRVVIFGAGIGSPYFTTDSAASLRAIEIEADVVLKGTRVDGIYTADPEKDPTATKYTDITFEEVFEKGLNVMDMTAFTLCKENNLPIVVFDINTRGNLARLINGEKIGTQVSM from the coding sequence ATGCGATTCAAAAGAATTCTATTGAAGCTCAGCGGAGAGTCCTTGATGGGCGAGCAGCAGTATGGCATTGATACCAACATGCTGGTGCAATACGCCGAAGAAATTAAGTCTGCCATTGACCTGGGTGCCCAGGTGGCCGTGGTGATTGGCGGAGGCAACATTTTCAGGGGAGTGCAGGCCGAGTCTGTAGGGTTGGACCGCGTGCAGGGCGACTACATGGGCATGCTGGCCACCGTGATCAACAGCATGGCGCTGCAGAGCGCCCTGGAGAAAGCCGGCGTGTACACCCGTTTACTGTCTGGCATCAACATCCAGCAGGTGTGTGAGCCATACATCCGGCGCCGCGCGCTGCGCCACCTGGAAAAAGGCCGCGTGGTGATTTTCGGGGCCGGTATTGGTAGCCCGTACTTCACCACCGACTCTGCCGCCAGCTTGCGCGCCATTGAGATTGAGGCAGACGTGGTTCTGAAAGGCACCCGCGTAGACGGCATTTACACTGCAGACCCAGAGAAAGACCCCACCGCTACCAAGTACACAGACATTACGTTTGAAGAGGTTTTTGAAAAAGGCCTGAACGTTATGGACATGACTGCGTTTACCCTTTGCAAGGAAAACAACCTGCCAATTGTGGTGTTTGACATCAATACCCGCGGCAACCTGGCCCGGTTGATCAATGGCGAGAAAATAGGCACCCAAGTATCTATGTAA
- the rplK gene encoding 50S ribosomal protein L11, whose amino-acid sequence MAKEIKGYLKLQVKGGAANPAPPIGPALGSKGLNIMEFCKQFNARTQDKAGQVCPVLITMYTDKSFDFVIKTPPAPVLLMDAAKIKSGSKEPNRNKVGSVTWEQIREIAEIKMPDLNAFKVEAAMRLVAGTARSMGITVKGTAPWSE is encoded by the coding sequence ATGGCAAAAGAAATAAAAGGTTATCTGAAACTTCAGGTAAAGGGAGGCGCCGCGAATCCAGCACCGCCGATAGGACCTGCACTTGGATCTAAAGGTCTTAACATCATGGAGTTCTGCAAGCAATTTAATGCCAGAACCCAAGATAAGGCCGGCCAAGTATGCCCAGTTTTGATTACAATGTACACTGACAAGTCATTTGACTTTGTAATTAAGACTCCTCCCGCTCCAGTATTGTTGATGGATGCGGCGAAAATCAAATCTGGTTCTAAAGAGCCGAACCGAAATAAAGTAGGTTCAGTGACGTGGGAGCAAATTAGAGAAATCGCTGAAATCAAAATGCCTGACCTGAATGCGTTCAAAGTTGAGGCTGCAATGAGATTGGTAGCTGGTACCGCACGTAGCATGGGTATCACAGTAAAAGGAACTGCTCCTTGGAGTGAGTAA
- a CDS encoding biotin/lipoyl-containing protein yields the protein MLQVKSATAQWQVVLEKNQILLNNTPFTWDLLPLTPTSFHIIKDGKSYTAELVENNLETKTFKIKINGNLHTLQVQDRMDLLLESLGMGEALVQKVNDIKAPMPGLILEVKVVPGQEVKKGDPILILEAMKMENIIKSPGDGVVSAVKVNVRQNVEKNQVLIVF from the coding sequence ATGCTACAGGTAAAATCGGCTACTGCTCAGTGGCAAGTAGTGCTAGAGAAAAACCAGATTCTTCTCAACAACACTCCTTTTACCTGGGACCTGCTCCCGCTCACTCCCACTTCTTTCCATATTATCAAAGACGGCAAGTCTTACACCGCTGAATTGGTAGAGAACAATCTGGAGACCAAAACCTTTAAGATTAAGATAAACGGTAACCTGCATACGCTGCAGGTGCAGGACCGGATGGACCTGCTGCTGGAAAGCCTGGGCATGGGCGAGGCCCTTGTCCAGAAGGTGAACGACATCAAGGCGCCTATGCCAGGCCTTATTCTGGAGGTGAAGGTAGTGCCGGGGCAGGAAGTAAAGAAAGGCGACCCCATCCTTATTCTGGAGGCCATGAAAATGGAGAACATCATCAAGTCGCCAGGCGACGGCGTGGTCAGTGCCGTTAAGGTAAACGTGAGGCAGAACGTAGAGAAGAACCAGGTTCTCATAGTTTTTTAA
- the tuf gene encoding elongation factor Tu, producing MAKENFDRSKPHVNIGTIGHVDHGKTTLTAAITQVLAGKGLAAKRDFSSIDNAPEEKERGITINTSHVEYSTEKRHYAHVDCPGHADYVKNMVTGAAQMDGAILVVAATDGPMPQTREHILLARQVGVPALVVFMNKVDMVDDPELLELVEMEIRELLSFYDFDGDNIPVIQGSALGGLNGDAKWVKTIEELMDAVDSFIPIPARLTDLPFLMPVEDVFSITGRGTVATGRIERGIINSGEQVDILGMGAEGLKSTVTGVEMFRKILDRGEAGDNVGLLLRGIEKTDIRRGMVICKPGSVTPHMKFKAEVYVLSKEEGGRHTPFFNNYRPQFYLRTTDVTGVITLPEGVEMVMPGDNITITVDLINKVAMEKGLRFAIREGGRTVGAGQVTEILD from the coding sequence ATGGCTAAAGAAAATTTTGATCGCTCCAAACCGCACGTAAACATCGGTACAATTGGGCACGTTGACCACGGCAAAACAACCTTGACTGCTGCTATTACTCAGGTTTTAGCGGGCAAAGGTCTAGCCGCAAAGAGAGATTTCTCTTCAATTGATAACGCTCCTGAAGAAAAAGAGCGTGGTATCACTATTAATACTTCTCACGTTGAGTACTCAACTGAGAAACGTCACTATGCGCACGTTGACTGCCCTGGTCACGCTGACTACGTGAAAAACATGGTTACTGGTGCTGCCCAGATGGACGGCGCTATCCTTGTAGTTGCTGCTACTGATGGCCCTATGCCTCAGACACGTGAGCACATCCTTTTGGCTCGTCAGGTAGGTGTTCCTGCTCTTGTTGTGTTCATGAACAAAGTGGACATGGTAGACGATCCAGAATTATTAGAGCTTGTTGAAATGGAAATCAGAGAGCTTCTTTCTTTCTATGATTTCGATGGCGACAACATTCCAGTTATCCAAGGTTCTGCTCTTGGTGGCTTGAACGGCGATGCGAAATGGGTTAAAACCATTGAAGAATTGATGGATGCAGTTGACTCTTTCATTCCGATTCCTGCTCGTTTAACTGACCTTCCATTCTTGATGCCAGTTGAGGACGTGTTCTCTATCACTGGTCGTGGTACAGTAGCTACTGGCCGTATTGAGCGTGGTATCATCAACTCTGGTGAGCAAGTGGATATCTTGGGTATGGGTGCTGAAGGCCTGAAGTCAACAGTAACTGGTGTTGAGATGTTCCGTAAGATCCTTGACAGAGGTGAAGCTGGTGACAACGTAGGTCTGTTGCTTCGTGGTATTGAGAAAACTGATATCCGTCGTGGTATGGTTATCTGCAAGCCAGGTTCAGTAACTCCTCACATGAAGTTCAAAGCTGAGGTTTACGTTCTTTCTAAAGAAGAAGGTGGACGTCACACTCCATTCTTCAACAACTACCGTCCACAGTTCTACCTGAGAACGACAGACGTAACTGGCGTTATCACTTTGCCAGAAGGTGTTGAAATGGTTATGCCTGGTGATAACATCACTATCACTGTTGACTTGATCAACAAAGTAGCGATGGAAAAAGGCTTACGTTTCGCTATCCGTGAAGGTGGTAGAACAGTAGGTGCTGGTCAGGTAACTGAAATCCTTGACTAA
- the gmk gene encoding guanylate kinase has product MQGKIIIFSAPSGAGKTTIVRHLVNVLPELSFSISACTRDRRGRSEVNGKDYYFITPDEFREKIVHEEFVEWEEVYEGAFYGTLKSEIERIWSEGKHAILDVDVKGGLSVKHFYGDRALAVFVKPPSIEELSKRLVARNTDSASSISSRIFKAKFELSFEDQFDEVIVNENLEEAFVKAEKLVRDFIRPDEPIV; this is encoded by the coding sequence ATGCAAGGTAAAATCATTATATTCTCGGCTCCTTCCGGGGCCGGCAAAACAACAATTGTCCGTCATTTAGTAAACGTTCTCCCAGAGCTAAGTTTTTCTATCTCCGCCTGCACCCGCGACCGCCGCGGCCGTTCAGAAGTAAACGGCAAAGACTATTATTTCATTACCCCAGACGAGTTTCGTGAGAAGATTGTGCACGAGGAATTTGTGGAATGGGAAGAAGTCTATGAGGGCGCCTTCTACGGCACCCTTAAGTCTGAGATAGAGCGCATTTGGTCAGAAGGCAAGCACGCCATTCTGGATGTAGATGTAAAAGGTGGCTTAAGCGTGAAGCATTTTTACGGAGACCGCGCCCTTGCGGTATTTGTAAAGCCGCCTTCCATTGAAGAACTTTCCAAGCGCCTGGTGGCCCGTAACACAGATTCTGCCTCCAGCATCTCCAGCCGTATTTTCAAGGCCAAGTTTGAACTGAGTTTTGAAGACCAGTTTGATGAAGTGATTGTAAATGAGAACCTGGAAGAAGCCTTTGTGAAAGCCGAAAAACTGGTGCGGGACTTTATCCGTCCAGACGAACCTATAGTATAG
- a CDS encoding STAS/SEC14 domain-containing protein codes for MSVLIFQDTYLSLYHDDALSCIYADWIGFQTLATVQEGCERLLEEMVQHNCFKILNDNTHVEGIWSSAAEWVGTDWFPRMRQAGMSCFAWVYSPSMFSRLSADKSLRFTYDTTGIEVFENLEAAKAWLSKPTLNT; via the coding sequence ATGAGCGTCCTTATTTTTCAAGATACCTACCTTTCTCTTTACCATGATGACGCACTGTCCTGCATTTATGCCGACTGGATTGGGTTCCAGACGCTGGCTACTGTGCAAGAGGGCTGTGAGCGGTTACTAGAAGAGATGGTGCAGCACAATTGCTTTAAGATACTGAATGACAATACCCACGTAGAGGGAATCTGGTCCAGCGCCGCCGAATGGGTAGGAACCGACTGGTTTCCCCGGATGCGGCAGGCCGGCATGAGCTGCTTCGCCTGGGTGTACTCACCCAGCATGTTCAGCCGCCTGTCAGCGGATAAGTCCTTAAGGTTTACCTATGACACTACCGGCATAGAAGTATTTGAGAACCTGGAGGCTGCCAAGGCCTGGCTATCAAAACCTACGCTCAATACCTAA
- the frr gene encoding ribosome recycling factor codes for MTEEINFYLSEAEESMQKSVQHTSVELTKIRAGKASPAMVEDLRVDYYGTPTPLSQVANVMTPDARTLMIKPWEKNMVAEIGKAIKNSDLGLAPNMEADGVRLNIPALTEERRRELVKQAKNETESGKIRVRNIRKDVNESLRKLQKEGTSEDAVKDAEAKVQKLTDSYIVKLDELLSKKEAEIMTI; via the coding sequence ATGACCGAGGAAATTAATTTTTATTTGAGCGAGGCCGAGGAATCCATGCAGAAATCGGTGCAGCACACTAGCGTTGAGTTAACCAAGATCAGAGCGGGTAAAGCCTCTCCTGCCATGGTGGAGGACCTTCGCGTAGATTATTACGGAACTCCTACCCCACTCTCTCAGGTAGCCAACGTAATGACACCAGACGCCCGTACCTTAATGATCAAGCCCTGGGAAAAGAACATGGTGGCCGAGATTGGCAAAGCCATTAAGAACAGTGACTTGGGCCTGGCCCCTAACATGGAAGCCGACGGCGTACGCCTCAATATTCCTGCGTTAACCGAAGAGCGCCGCCGGGAGTTGGTGAAACAAGCCAAAAACGAAACCGAAAGCGGCAAGATTCGCGTGCGTAACATCCGGAAGGACGTGAACGAGTCTTTGAGAAAACTCCAGAAAGAAGGCACCTCTGAAGATGCGGTAAAAGACGCCGAAGCCAAAGTGCAGAAGCTTACTGACTCTTACATTGTAAAACTGGACGAGTTGCTTTCTAAGAAAGAGGCCGAGATCATGACCATCTAA
- the nadD gene encoding nicotinate (nicotinamide) nucleotide adenylyltransferase produces the protein MRVGLLFGSFNPIHVGHLILANYMATNTTLDTVWLVVSPQNPFKPSNSLLHEFDRLHMVRLAIADNADLGVTDIEFRMPKPSYTIDTLTYLKEKYPTYQFVLIMGEDNLATFHKWKNYEQILEEYEILVYPRPGSAAIPLALKDHPKITLVPAPLLDISATFIRKCLKEGKSTRYLLPEAVQDYIQAKKLYL, from the coding sequence ATGCGGGTAGGGCTGCTCTTCGGTTCTTTTAATCCTATCCATGTAGGTCACCTTATTCTGGCTAACTACATGGCTACCAACACCACCTTAGACACGGTCTGGTTGGTGGTAAGCCCGCAGAACCCGTTCAAGCCCAGCAACAGCCTCTTACATGAATTTGACCGCCTGCACATGGTGCGGCTGGCCATAGCCGATAACGCAGACTTGGGCGTCACGGACATTGAGTTCCGGATGCCCAAGCCTAGTTATACCATAGACACTCTCACGTACCTGAAGGAAAAATACCCCACCTACCAGTTTGTACTCATTATGGGCGAAGACAACCTCGCCACTTTCCATAAATGGAAAAATTATGAGCAGATTCTGGAGGAGTACGAAATACTGGTATACCCCAGGCCCGGTAGTGCGGCTATCCCTTTGGCCTTAAAGGACCATCCTAAAATTACGCTGGTACCGGCGCCCCTGCTGGACATCTCGGCCACCTTCATCCGGAAATGCCTCAAAGAAGGCAAGTCCACCCGCTATCTGCTGCCAGAAGCGGTGCAAGACTACATCCAGGCCAAAAAGCTATACCTCTAA
- the secE gene encoding preprotein translocase subunit SecE has protein sequence MGKLTKFFNDTKEEMQHKVSWPTYTELQKSSILVLVGSLVFAVVVGAMDFVYDSTLEWFYNQF, from the coding sequence ATGGGAAAGCTGACAAAATTTTTCAATGACACAAAGGAAGAGATGCAACATAAAGTCTCTTGGCCAACCTATACAGAGCTTCAGAAAAGCTCTATCCTGGTATTGGTAGGGTCACTGGTGTTTGCAGTAGTTGTGGGTGCTATGGATTTTGTGTACGACTCCACCCTGGAATGGTTCTATAACCAATTCTAA
- a CDS encoding sigma-70 family RNA polymerase sigma factor gives MSEQRGNTMSKEEKDARFEAELMPVISPLYNFAFRLTLDEDDANDLVQETYLKAYRFFDYFEPGTNAKAWLFRILKNSFINDFRKKSKQPAKVDYSEVEGYYNSEDVDAEGDSSGGTTDLRMESVQDLIGDEVAGALNSLPVDFRTVIILCDLEGFTYEEMAKILDIPIGTVRSRLHRARHFLKEKLEKYAKTMGYNS, from the coding sequence ATGAGCGAACAGAGAGGGAATACAATGAGCAAAGAGGAAAAGGACGCCCGCTTTGAGGCGGAACTGATGCCAGTCATTTCCCCGCTCTACAACTTCGCCTTTCGTCTAACCCTGGACGAAGATGATGCTAATGACCTGGTACAGGAGACCTATCTAAAGGCCTATCGTTTCTTTGATTATTTTGAACCCGGAACTAATGCCAAAGCCTGGCTGTTCCGCATCCTAAAGAACTCGTTTATAAACGACTTCCGGAAAAAGAGCAAACAACCCGCCAAAGTAGACTACTCTGAGGTGGAAGGTTACTACAATTCTGAAGACGTTGATGCCGAGGGAGATAGCTCTGGAGGTACCACAGATTTGCGCATGGAAAGTGTGCAGGACCTGATTGGCGATGAGGTGGCGGGAGCCTTGAACTCATTACCGGTAGACTTCAGAACGGTAATCATCCTCTGCGATCTGGAAGGGTTTACCTATGAGGAAATGGCCAAGATTCTGGACATTCCTATTGGTACTGTGCGGAGCCGCTTACACCGGGCCCGCCACTTCCTAAAGGAGAAGCTGGAGAAATACGCTAAGACGATGGGTTATAATAGCTAA
- the rplA gene encoding 50S ribosomal protein L1, with product MARISKNRKAVLAKYDASKEYSLLDAAGVVKEITFTKFDASVDIDVRLGVDPRKADQMVRGVVTLPHGTGKDVRVLVLCTPDKEEEAKAAGADYVGLDEYIQKIEKGWTDIDVIITMPAVMAKVGRLGRILGPRNLMPNPKAGTVTTDVAKAVREVKAGKIDFKVDKTGIIHTSIGKVSFGPEQIAANATEVLATLNRLKPSSAKGTYIKSITLSSTMSPGVVVDKNSI from the coding sequence ATGGCTAGAATTTCTAAAAACAGAAAAGCAGTCTTAGCGAAGTATGATGCTTCTAAAGAGTACTCTTTGTTAGATGCAGCAGGCGTAGTGAAAGAAATTACTTTCACCAAGTTTGATGCCTCTGTTGACATTGACGTACGTCTGGGAGTTGACCCGCGTAAGGCTGATCAAATGGTGAGAGGTGTGGTTACACTTCCCCATGGAACCGGTAAAGATGTACGTGTATTAGTGCTTTGCACCCCTGATAAAGAAGAGGAAGCAAAAGCGGCTGGTGCAGACTACGTAGGTCTTGACGAGTACATCCAGAAGATTGAAAAAGGTTGGACAGATATTGATGTAATCATCACTATGCCAGCCGTTATGGCAAAAGTAGGTAGACTAGGACGTATCTTAGGACCCCGTAACTTAATGCCAAATCCTAAAGCTGGTACTGTAACAACAGACGTTGCCAAAGCGGTAAGAGAAGTGAAAGCTGGTAAAATCGACTTCAAAGTTGACAAAACCGGTATCATTCACACCAGCATTGGAAAAGTATCCTTCGGGCCAGAGCAGATTGCTGCTAACGCTACTGAGGTCCTTGCAACCTTGAACCGTTTAAAGCCTTCTTCTGCTAAGGGAACTTATATCAAGAGCATCACATTGTCAAGCACAATGAGTCCTGGTGTAGTAGTTGACAAAAACTCAATTTAA
- a CDS encoding M1 family metallopeptidase, with translation MNHILSRGFLLILMGGSLWGCAAEKPAAPAATAEPVSSTQDTTATVAGPRTSKGPYQASAERLIDLVHTTLKVKFDWGKQHLLGEASLTLKPYFYPQDSVVLDAKGFALHQVALLKGKQATPLKYAYDQSRLTIYLGRTYTRQDTLQIFISYTAKPNDLKVKGSEAILADKGLYFINPLGTDKDVPQQIWTQGETEANSAWFPTIDKPNEKMTQDLFITVENRFKTLSNGLLVSSRNEKNGLKTDHWRMTKPHAPYLVMMAIGEYAVVKDSWRNKEVSYWVEPAYAGTAKATFGRTPAMLEFFSQKLGVTFPWEKYAQVVVRDFVSGAMENTTASTFMQALHQDRRELLDKNWDHIIAHELFHQWFGDLVTTESWANLPLNESFADYSEYLWAEHQYGPDEAALTHQTALLEYLGEAKTKQEPLIRYHYLDREDMFDSHSYAKGGRVLHMLRKQVGDEAFFAALKLYLTQNQYGTVEADKLRLAFEEVTGRDLRPFFQQWFLIPGHPELKVTHQYQNGNLTLQLTQTQDTLRSAVYKFPLTVALLQAGKWKEQVVQVEKASQTFTFPMAAAPQAVVLDPRQDLLAKVAHDKTIPEWAAQFMNSNSFAAKATALEELRDTAHVQIDQVLLKALKDPFWKIRATGLEMMITTEAMQKPEVQGLIEEMAQQDKNSNVRATAMYAMSTLAGLPKEIIEKGLQDSSYQVVSAAIFAWNRGKHDPERLKPFLRYKNPEVVNALAASFTDSQQEEVYAWFLENGRKMRGSDLYYFIQSFGAFLLKKNIDQQERGWQALVTITERETQEIVKQTAFQMLTLMAETQERKETLLNMAQKDEKLQQILSTQLK, from the coding sequence ATGAATCACATCCTTTCGCGCGGCTTCTTGCTTATTCTTATGGGCGGCTCCCTCTGGGGCTGTGCCGCAGAGAAACCGGCCGCCCCTGCTGCCACCGCTGAACCTGTCTCGTCTACCCAGGACACCACTGCCACCGTAGCGGGTCCCCGGACCAGCAAAGGCCCGTACCAGGCATCGGCAGAGCGGCTCATAGATTTGGTGCATACTACCTTGAAGGTAAAGTTTGACTGGGGAAAGCAGCACCTGCTGGGGGAGGCCTCCCTCACGCTTAAGCCGTATTTTTATCCGCAGGACTCTGTGGTGCTGGACGCGAAGGGATTTGCCCTTCACCAGGTGGCCCTCCTGAAGGGCAAGCAGGCCACGCCCCTCAAATACGCCTATGACCAAAGCCGCCTTACCATTTACTTGGGGAGGACCTATACCCGCCAGGACACACTGCAAATTTTTATCTCCTATACCGCCAAACCCAATGACCTGAAGGTGAAGGGAAGTGAGGCCATCTTAGCTGATAAAGGCCTGTACTTCATTAACCCGCTAGGCACCGACAAAGACGTGCCCCAGCAGATCTGGACCCAAGGCGAGACAGAGGCCAATTCGGCCTGGTTCCCGACTATTGACAAGCCCAATGAGAAAATGACGCAGGACCTCTTCATTACGGTGGAGAACCGGTTCAAGACGCTTTCTAATGGGTTGCTGGTTTCCAGCCGAAATGAGAAAAACGGGCTTAAAACGGACCACTGGCGCATGACCAAGCCCCACGCCCCTTATTTGGTGATGATGGCCATAGGGGAATACGCCGTGGTAAAAGACAGCTGGCGGAACAAAGAAGTGAGCTACTGGGTGGAACCGGCCTACGCAGGCACGGCCAAGGCTACCTTCGGCCGGACGCCGGCCATGCTGGAGTTTTTCTCCCAAAAACTTGGGGTGACCTTTCCTTGGGAAAAATACGCGCAGGTAGTGGTGCGGGACTTCGTGTCTGGCGCCATGGAAAATACCACTGCTTCTACCTTTATGCAGGCCCTGCACCAGGACCGCCGCGAGCTGCTGGACAAGAACTGGGACCACATCATCGCGCATGAGCTCTTCCACCAATGGTTCGGGGATTTGGTCACCACCGAGTCCTGGGCTAACCTTCCCTTAAACGAGTCCTTCGCGGATTACTCAGAATACCTGTGGGCCGAACATCAATATGGGCCAGACGAAGCCGCCCTTACCCACCAGACCGCCTTGCTGGAATACCTAGGCGAGGCGAAGACCAAGCAGGAGCCGCTTATCCGGTACCATTACCTGGATAGGGAAGACATGTTTGACAGCCATTCCTATGCCAAAGGCGGGCGGGTCCTGCATATGCTCCGGAAGCAGGTGGGCGACGAGGCCTTCTTCGCGGCGCTCAAACTTTACCTTACCCAGAACCAGTACGGCACGGTGGAGGCAGACAAACTGCGCCTTGCATTTGAGGAGGTAACGGGCCGGGACCTGAGGCCTTTCTTCCAGCAATGGTTCCTGATCCCGGGCCACCCAGAGTTAAAGGTTACCCATCAGTACCAGAACGGAAACCTTACCTTACAACTAACCCAGACCCAAGACACCCTTAGGAGCGCGGTTTATAAATTCCCTTTAACCGTAGCGCTCCTGCAAGCGGGTAAATGGAAGGAACAGGTAGTGCAGGTGGAAAAGGCCAGCCAAACGTTCACCTTTCCCATGGCCGCCGCCCCGCAGGCCGTGGTCCTGGACCCCCGCCAGGATTTGTTGGCTAAGGTGGCCCATGACAAGACCATTCCAGAGTGGGCGGCCCAATTCATGAACAGCAATTCGTTTGCAGCCAAGGCTACCGCCCTGGAGGAACTGCGAGACACTGCGCATGTGCAAATTGACCAAGTGTTATTAAAGGCCCTCAAAGACCCGTTCTGGAAAATAAGAGCCACCGGCCTGGAGATGATGATCACCACGGAGGCCATGCAAAAGCCCGAAGTGCAGGGACTGATAGAGGAGATGGCCCAGCAAGACAAGAACAGCAACGTGCGGGCGACGGCTATGTATGCGATGAGCACCTTGGCCGGGTTGCCCAAGGAAATAATAGAGAAAGGCCTTCAGGATAGTTCTTACCAGGTGGTGAGTGCCGCCATCTTTGCCTGGAACCGCGGCAAGCACGACCCCGAAAGGTTAAAGCCATTCCTAAGGTATAAGAACCCGGAGGTGGTGAATGCGTTGGCGGCAAGTTTTACGGATTCCCAGCAAGAGGAGGTTTACGCCTGGTTTCTGGAAAATGGCAGAAAAATGAGAGGAAGCGACCTGTATTACTTCATCCAGAGCTTCGGGGCCTTCCTCTTGAAAAAAAATATTGACCAGCAGGAGAGGGGTTGGCAGGCCTTGGTAACCATAACGGAGCGGGAGACCCAAGAGATAGTGAAACAAACAGCCTTTCAAATGCTTACGCTCATGGCAGAGACCCAGGAAAGGAAAGAAACCCTGCTGAACATGGCCCAGAAAGACGAGAAACTGCAGCAAATTTTGAGCACCCAACTGAAATGA
- the rplJ gene encoding 50S ribosomal protein L10, whose translation MTREEKEIIVRDLSEKLAQNPFVYITDASELTVATINRFRRLCFDRGIEYKVYKNTLIRKALDTLDADTSALDVALKGSTGLLFESTTGNAPAKLLLDFRKGGVKKPILKGAYIDSSIYLGDDQLDALSKIKSKEELVGEIIGLLQSPAKNVISALQSGGNILAGLVKTLSEREQ comes from the coding sequence ATGACACGGGAAGAGAAAGAAATCATTGTACGCGATCTGAGCGAGAAATTAGCTCAAAACCCCTTCGTCTACATTACAGACGCTTCAGAATTGACAGTTGCTACTATCAACAGATTCAGAAGACTGTGCTTTGACAGAGGCATTGAGTACAAAGTGTATAAAAACACTCTGATACGTAAAGCATTGGATACCTTAGATGCAGACACTTCTGCATTAGATGTAGCTTTGAAAGGTTCTACCGGACTTTTATTTGAATCTACAACTGGTAACGCTCCAGCAAAATTATTACTTGATTTCCGCAAGGGTGGTGTTAAGAAACCAATCCTGAAGGGTGCTTATATTGACAGCAGCATCTATTTAGGTGATGATCAGCTTGATGCCTTGAGCAAAATCAAGTCAAAAGAAGAATTGGTGGGCGAAATCATTGGCTTGCTGCAATCACCTGCTAAAAACGTTATTTCTGCCCTTCAGAGCGGTGGAAATATTCTGGCAGGATTGGTTAAAACATTATCAGAGAGAGAACAATAA
- the nusG gene encoding transcription termination/antitermination protein NusG, which produces MADLKWYVVRAVSGQEKKAKSYLENEVARHNLTEMVPQVLIPSEKVYEMRNGKKRVRERSFFPGYVLVHADISNGEVEHLITSTPGVIGFLGAGNGNTVAKPVPLRMSEVNRILGKVDESEEQVETLETPFIVGETVKVMDGPFNGFSGTVEEVFEERRKLNVMVKIFGRNTPVELNYMQVEKEQ; this is translated from the coding sequence ATGGCAGATTTGAAATGGTATGTAGTGCGGGCTGTTTCCGGACAGGAGAAGAAAGCAAAGTCTTATCTTGAAAACGAAGTTGCCCGTCATAATCTAACGGAGATGGTGCCCCAGGTACTAATCCCGTCAGAGAAAGTGTACGAAATGCGGAACGGAAAAAAGCGCGTGAGAGAGCGTAGTTTTTTTCCGGGTTATGTGTTGGTGCACGCTGATATCTCCAACGGGGAGGTAGAGCACTTGATTACCAGTACCCCGGGAGTCATTGGTTTCTTAGGCGCCGGAAACGGAAATACAGTAGCCAAGCCTGTGCCTTTGCGCATGTCTGAAGTGAACCGCATCTTAGGAAAGGTTGACGAGTCAGAAGAGCAGGTGGAGACATTGGAGACCCCATTCATTGTGGGCGAGACCGTGAAAGTAATGGATGGTCCGTTCAATGGTTTCTCTGGAACTGTAGAAGAGGTGTTTGAAGAACGCCGCAAGTTGAATGTGATGGTGAAGATCTTCGGGCGGAATACCCCGGTAGAGCTGAACTACATGCAGGTAGAAAAAGAACAGTAG